One stretch of Theropithecus gelada isolate Dixy chromosome 12, Tgel_1.0, whole genome shotgun sequence DNA includes these proteins:
- the LOC112636343 gene encoding 40S ribosomal protein SA-like, translating into MSGALDVLQMKEEDVLKFLAAGTHLGGTNLDFQMEQYIYKRKSDGIYIINLKRTWENLLLAARAIVVTENPADVSVISSRNTGQRAVLKFAAATGATPIAGHFTPGTFTNQIQAAFREPWLLVVTDPRADHQPLMKASYVNLSTIALCNTDSPLRYVDIAIPCNNKGAHSVGLIWMLAREVLRMCGTISCEHPWEVMPDLYFYRDSEEIEKEEQAATEKAVTKEEFQGEWTAPAPEFTATQPEVADWSEGVQVPSVPIQQFPTEDWSAQPAMEDWSALPLLRPLNG; encoded by the coding sequence ATGTCCGGAGCCCTTGATGTCCTGCAAATGAAGGAGGAGGATGTCCTTAAGTTCCTTGCAGCAGGAACCCACTTAGGTGGCACCAATCTTGACTTCCAGATGGAACAGTAcatctataaaaggaaaagtgatggCATCTACATCATAAATCTGAAGAGGACCTGGGAGAACCTTCTGCTGGCGGCTCGTGCCATTGTTGTCACTGAAAACCCTGCTGATGTCAGTGTTATATCCTCCAGGAATACTGGCCAGAGGGCCGTGCTGAAGTTTGCTGCTGCCACTGGAGCCACTCCAATTGCTGGCCACTTCACTCCTGGAACCTTCACTAACCAGATCCAGGCAGCCTTCCGGGAGCCATGGCTTCTTGTGGTTACTGACCCCAGGGCTGACCACCAGCCTCTCATGAAGGCATCTTATGTTAACCTATCTACCATTGCTCTGTGTAACACAGATTCTCCTCTGCGCTATGTGGACATTGCCATCCCATGCAACAACAAGGGAGCTCACTCAGTGGGTTTGATATGGATGCTGGCTCGGGAAGTTCTGCGCATGTGTGGCACCATTTCCTGTGAACACCCGTGGGAGGTCATGCCTGATCTCTACTTCTACAGAGATTCTGAAgagattgaaaaagaagagcaggctGCTACTGAAAAGGCAGTGACCAAGGAGGAATTTCAGGGTGAATGGACTGCTCCAGCTCCTGAGTTCACTGCTACTCAGCCTGAGGTTGCAGACTGGTCTGAAGGTGTACAGGTGCCCTCTGTGCCTATTCAGCAGTTCCCTACTGAAGACTGGAGTGCTCAGCCTGCCATGGAAGACTGGTCTGCACTCCCACTGCTCAGGCCACTGAATGGGTAG